AAAACCTTGTCCGCTGCATTTTAAGATTAAAGCATTACGCGAAGAGCTCAGACAAATGTTGGAACATACCAGTCTCTTGGATTTATCAAAAGACATTCAAAAGCGCAAAACATTTTTAAAATAAAAATTGATAGCTATGATCACATTAGACATTACATCTCAGCCTACTGTTGGTTCCTTTGTAGCCAGGGATTATCGGACAGCCGCTGTATTTCAGAAATACGGCATTGACTTTTGTTGCAAAGGCGGAAAAACCGTTCATGAAGTCTGCAAAAACAAAAATATTGATGAAAACGAACTCCTTCACCAATTGGATCATGTGTCCAGACAAACCGAAGGACAAGCCATTGATTTTCAATCCTGGTCTCCGGATTTGCTCGCAGATTACATCGAAAAAAACATCATCGATACGTTGAACAAATGATCGAAACAATTCCTCCATTTCTGGACAAACTTTGTAAGGTACATGGAAGTAATCACCCGGAATTGTATGAAATCACCAAAGAATTTAAAACTTCGGCTTTGGAATTGAGCAATCATATGCAAAAGGAAGAATTAATCTTGTTTCCTTACATCCGCCAAATGGTTCATGCTAATCAACAGAATCAAAGACTTGAAAGACCTCCTTTTGGAACTGTAGAAAATCCCATCCAAATGATGCATCGCGAACACGATGTGGAAGGCGATCGTTTTCGTAAAATCTCACAACTTAGCGATGCCTACACCCTCCACCGGATGCTTGCACAACCTATCGGGTGGCGTTTTCTATGTTGAAAGACTTTTGAAGATGATTTGCACATGCACATTCACCTGGAGAATAATATTTTGTTTCCGAAGGCTGTTGAGCTGGAGTTGCAGTATTAAATTTTACCAAAAAAGTAATCTTACTAATACAACATACCAAATAACCAAATAGGAATCGTCTGTCTGTTGCCGATTTCAATTTGGTCCTAAAAAAAGCATTTTGATAATTTTTAATTTGCCTATTTGTTTTATTTTTTCCATCAACTTCTAAAATATATTTTTCATTCACTAAAAAATCCCCATATAATGCGGCTTTGACTTGATGGGCATTTTTTAATTGATTTAATAAAAAGCATTGCCTTACCTGTCCTATTTCACAATGTCCAGGGGCCAAAGCATACATCACATTTGTGTTTTGCAGGTATATTTTTTCTGCCTTTCGCATGACACCGGCATCCCTGCCCATTGGCAATAGCTGATGGATAAGTTCCGCTTTTTCCAATATTTTAAAATAATGCATTAACGCATTTCTGTTTGTCTGAATAATTTCTGCAAGTTTACTGATATTAGGTTTAAAAGGAACAGAAACTGAAATATGATACAAAAGTTTTCTTAGTTTATAAATACTTTCATATTCGATGGACTCAACAGAAGGCAGACCATTTTCCAAAATCATCGTTATAACTTGAAGCAATTTTGGGGCATAGACCTTTTCCCCTTCCAAATGATATGGATAATATCCGATTTTCAGATAGGCCTCAAAATATTCAAATGGCCTTAATTTCCGGGAATAATCTAAAGCGATCTCTTCGTGTTTATATAGTACGTCTTCCAGAGATATTGGTTCTAAAGAAATATTTCCATTCATGAGCATAAATTCCCTATAAGAAAGTCCATAAAGCTGGTAACTAGTTAATCTCCGACTGAGATCACCAATTCCCTTGTAAAGTTCCAAAATTGAGGAACTGGTGAAAACCAATTTCAAATCCGGATAACTGTCGTAAACATTTTTAACTCGCGAGACCAATTTGGATATTTATGCACTTCATCAATCGCCAGTATTTTTCCCCTTTTAAATAAAAGTGATGAGCGAAGTCCATTAGTGAATTCGAAGTAAAATAAAAATCATCCAAGCTTATGTAGATTGCCATATTTCCGGCAAGTTTAAGCTCTTTAAATATTGCAGTAATAATATAGTCTTACCAGTGCCTCTTGCTCCTTTTATGGCAATTAGTCTTTGAGTCCAATCAATTTGATTAAATAAATATCTGGGATGCAGAACATCCAATTTACTGGTCAATCTTTGAGATTTTTCAATCAAATAATTCATTTTGCAATTTTGAAGTAACAAATTTATAGATATTTTGCTATTTTAAATTATCATTTTATGAATTATTGAACTAATACATTGAATATCATATAATTGTGAGTAATTTTTTTTTAATATTTTCAAAAATTGGCAACATTTCAGCTGAAATGAAAAATTTCATGCAATCGGGTTCATTACTTTTTGATATATCTCACTACTCCTGTGAAAAAAAGGGATATCGTTCAAGCCTGACTGCTATTCAGTCCCACAAACTCTGCATCTTTGGTTTTATCTTCGCGGTTTAATCGATTGATATGTATTTTACCTTAACTGAGGAACAATTGGCCGTACAGGAGGCCGCCAGGGAGTTTGCCCGCAGGGAATTATTACCGGGTGTGATCGAAAGAGATTCTAAAATGATCTACCCGAAAGAGCAAGTCCAGAAATGGCCGAACTCGGATTTTAGGCATGATGGTCTCTCCTGAATATGGCGGAGGCGGTATGGACACCATTTCCTATGTTTTAGCCATGACCGAAATCAGTAAAATTGATAATTCCTGCTCTGTCATCATGTCTGTGAATAATAGTCTCGTCTGTTGGGGACTCGAAAAAATGGGCACTGAAGAGCAGAAACAAAAATACTTGCCAAAACTTGCAACAGGAGAATGGATTGGCGCTTTTTGCCTCTCCGAACCCGAAGCCGGGAGTGACGCCACCGCACAAAAGACCATGGCTGTTGATTGTGGCGATCATTATCTATTAAACGGTACCAAAAACTGGATCACCAATGGAGGCAGCTCCAATGCACATCTCGTGATGGCGCAAGCTGACCCCACTCAGGGCAGCAGAGGTATTTGCACTTTTATTGTAGAAACTTCATGGCCGGGCGTGATCATAGGCGCAAAGGAAGATAAGTTGGGTATTCGCTCATCAGATACACATACGATCATGTATAATGACGTTAAAGTACCCAAAGAAAATTTGCTGGGTCCGGCAGGAGACGGTTTCAAATTTGCCATGAAAACCTTAACCGGTGGCCGCATTGGAATTGCCTCACAAGCATTAGGTATCGCTTCCGGTGATATGAGTTGGCCATCAACTATGCCAAAGAACGGGCAACTTTTGGCAAACCCATTGCACAGCATCAGGCCATTGCATTCAAACTTGCAGATATGGCCACTGAAGTCGAAGCGGCAAAATTGATGGTGCTAAGAGCAGCATGGAGGAAAGATCAGGGTATGGATTTTACAACAGCTGCCAGCATGGCAAAAATTGTTTGCATCTGATGTCGCCATGAAACACACGGTTGAAGCCGTTCAAATTCATGGCGGGTATGGCTTTGTAAAGGAATACCATGTAGAACGCCTGATGCGGGATGCTAAAATTACCCAGATCTACGAGGGAACTTCCGAAGTACAGCGCATTGTTATATCAAGAGCAATCTTGCAGGGGCAGTTGTATCAACCGATGTGGGGGGAGTAGGATTATAGGGGAAAGGCTGAAGGCTAAAGCTTGGAAGAGATTATGGATTATGGTAACAAAACTAACACTTGTTAGGTTTACATATACTGAATATTTATTGAATTTTAATTCGTTATTTATTGCGAATCAACATTAGCTTCTTCTTTACTGTGATCTGTTAACTGCCAATTGAAAACTTCTTCAAGACTACCAACTGAAAACTTCATTCCAGCAACCATCAACTAACAACTAACAACTATCAACTAACAATGCTTTCCATGTTCGAAAAAGCCTGGTATATAGGGTCCTTCGCGAAAATTCCCGTGAAAATCCACTGGACCTTTCTATTGATTCTAATTTATATCATTGGTTCCGGTCTTTCCGAGGGTGCATCTACCAAAGAGATCGTCATTGAAGTTTGCTTTATTCTTGCTATGTTTTTTTGTGTGGTCTTACATGAATTTGGGCATGCCCTTACCGCACAACGTTATGGTATCAAAACAGAAGATATTATCCTGCTACCTATTGGCGGTGTAGCACGATTGCGCAATATGCCCGAAAAACCTATCCAGGAATTGATTGTAGCCATTATGGGCCCAATGGTAAATGTTGTCATCGCATTGTTGCTTTTCATTTTTCTTAGTATATACATGGATATCAATATTTTTAGTCTGGATCTTTTGGAAAACATTCATTTTGGAAACTGGTCGGGATTTTTGCCTTTGTTGATGATCTCTAATATCATGTTGGTTCTCTTCAACATGATTCCTGCTTTTCCGATGGATGGAGGTCGCGTTTTGCGGGCTTTACTTTCTATGAATTTCGGCAGGCTAAAAGCTACGCGTATTGCCTCTCTGGCCGGACAAGCGATCTGTATAGTTCTAATAGCCATCGGTCTTTATTATTCAGCATACACGCTGGCATTAATCGGCGTTTTTATTTTCTTAAGTGCTTCTCAGGAATACCGTTCTGTTGCTTTGGATACGGCACTCAAAAAATAAAACAGTAAGAACTTGTTATCAAAAAAGATGTTCCGCCATTAACTGAGTATCTGGATCTTAAAACTGCACATGAGCTCATTTTACATTATCCGTATCAATATTTTCCGGTGATTAATCTTATGGGAAGTTACAGCGGTTGGGTTTCTGCACAACAGATAAAAAAGGCGAACAAACAAAATCAAGAATCAAAAATATCAGACATCAGTCATAAATCACTATTGAGCATTCATCCGGACACAAGCCTCACAAATGCACTCCACAATATGCAAAGCGCCAACGAATTGCTGCTCGTTGTGGAAAACGAACAAGTGTTAGGTACCATTGATCGCATTTCATTACAGCAGTATGTTGGGATGGTGGAATGAGTGTGAGAGCTTAAAGCGAAAAGGTAAAAGCTAAATTTGTTTAGAATCAAGTATTTGATACGCTATCACCAAAAGTTAAGAGTTAAGAGCAAAGAGTAAATACCCACTAAACATGATTTGTTTAACTTTCCAACATAGTTTTACTTTTGCTAAAATTTTCATCTAATGTCTACAAATAAGTCATATAGTTTATTTCTTATTTTTCTACTACTTCTTTTAATCTCCTGCAATAAAGAAAAAACCTGCAGATCTGCAGATCCTTCAGCCAAAAAAATCATCAACCCCAATGGCGACAGCGAACTTGCGCTTTTAATGCGGGAAATGTATGACGAGACTTTTGAATTAAAACAAATGATAAATGCAGGTAAAACCGAAGCGGAATTCTTTGACCATGAAAAAATTCTAACCGCCCATGCCACCGAACCGGAAAAAGCGGCCTCAGCCGAATACAAGGCCTTTGCTCAAGCCTATTTGCAACAAGTCAAGCAACTGAATAACAGCAGCCCAGAATTGAAGAAAGAGCATTTCTCCAATTTGATCAGCCAATGTAAAAATTGTCATAAGGCTTTGTGCCCCGGGCCAATTGTAAAAATAAATAAGTTGGAATTTTGAGGATGAAAGAAGGATGTCTGTTAGTCTGTTAGTCTGTTAGTCTGTTAGTCTGTTAGTCTGTTAGTCTGTTAGTCTGTTAGTCTGTTAGTCTGTTAGTCTGTTAGTCTGTTAGTCTGTTAGTAAACAACACGCACTAATGTATGTTAGTTCAAATAAATACAACTTTTTTTAAATTATTTTTCCGAACTTGACTTTCTATAAAAATATTACTTTGAGCTTTTGACTGCTTGTATGGAATGGGTTGAAACCCATTCCTATTCATAGTTGAGGGTTCATTTTATGTGTTTTGGGGCTTATGTTTTTAAATCAGACTTTTTTATGTTCTCGCCTTTGTATCCGGCTGAAGCCGGCATAGGTTTGCGCTATATTGGCTGGAATGGGTAGGCTTAATTTCTTGTAGGAATCAATACAAACTAATGTATGTTAGTTCAAAATAAATATAAATTTTTTAAAATTATTTTTATTAACTTTATTTGCCAAAGAATGCTGCTTGACTATTGACTATTATGACAATTAAAAATCTATAATCTATAATCCTTACTCCATATTCCACTACCTAGTCTTATTCCCGGATAAATCCTACCGGCATTTGTTCGTCGTAATCTCCGGCGATCATTGGAGTTTGTACATTTCC
The sequence above is a segment of the Saprospiraceae bacterium genome. Coding sequences within it:
- a CDS encoding site-2 protease family protein, with translation MFEKAWYIGSFAKIPVKIHWTFLLILIYIIGSGLSEGASTKEIVIEVCFILAMFFCVVLHEFGHALTAQRYGIKTEDIILLPIGGVARLRNMPEKPIQELIVAIMGPMVNVVIALLLFIFLSIYMDINIFSLDLLENIHFGNWSGFLPLLMISNIMLVLFNMIPAFPMDGGRVLRALLSMNFGRLKATRIASLAGQAICIVLIAIGLYYSAYTLALIGVFIFLSASQEYRSVALDTALKK